One window of the Labilibaculum sp. genome contains the following:
- a CDS encoding DUF6155 family protein translates to MSKKDLKEYLQQLNKKQLQEQITDLYSRFKEVKEFYDFAFNPQENKLLEECKFKISKEYFPVSSRKAKMRRSVAQKFIRHFKKLGVEPNLIADVMLYQIEIAITYTSEKYVKQEAFYKSMLKSFAEAVTYINENAIRNDFNNRIIRIADDVTEQKWIGWRGFEKLIK, encoded by the coding sequence ATGAGTAAAAAAGACTTAAAAGAATACCTGCAGCAACTGAACAAAAAGCAGCTTCAGGAACAAATTACAGATCTTTATTCCAGATTCAAAGAAGTGAAGGAGTTTTACGATTTCGCCTTTAATCCTCAGGAGAATAAATTGCTGGAAGAATGTAAATTCAAAATTTCGAAAGAATACTTTCCTGTATCGAGCCGCAAAGCGAAAATGAGACGTTCTGTAGCTCAAAAATTTATTCGCCATTTTAAAAAGCTTGGTGTGGAACCAAACTTGATTGCAGATGTAATGCTTTATCAGATTGAAATAGCCATCACATATACTTCTGAAAAATACGTTAAGCAGGAAGCCTTTTATAAAAGTATGCTTAAATCATTTGCCGAAGCGGTTACCTATATCAATGAAAATGCGATAAGAAATGATTTTAACAATCGAATAATTCGTATCGCTGATGATGTGACAGAACAGAAGTGGATTGGTTGGCGAGGGTTTGAAAAACTTATAAAATGA
- a CDS encoding nitronate monooxygenase, giving the protein MNKRSTLSQLLGIEHSILLAPMFLISNTKMTIAALRCGCTAAIPALNYRSDKELQAAILEIRKATLKPFGINLIVNKSNLKYKSQLKVLLDLKVDFIITSLGNPKDVITACKPLGIKVFCDITDVRYAQKVEQLGADAIIAVNSQAGGHCGNLPAKELISQLIQSTTIPIISAGGVSSKMSVKQMMEWGASGVSVGTVFIATHESDVTKEYKQAMIQYGSKNIVKTTRLTGSPLTVINTSYVQGIGTKANFLEWLIHNSPFFKKYAKLILAWQGMSRVKKSAFKASYQNVWCAGPCIESVNSIRSVKDVLSDLI; this is encoded by the coding sequence ATGAACAAACGATCCACTTTGAGCCAACTTCTGGGAATTGAGCATTCAATACTTTTAGCTCCAATGTTTTTAATATCCAATACCAAAATGACTATTGCTGCTTTGCGCTGTGGCTGCACAGCTGCCATTCCTGCTCTCAATTATCGCTCAGATAAGGAATTGCAAGCAGCCATATTGGAAATCCGGAAGGCGACATTAAAACCATTTGGGATTAATTTAATTGTAAATAAATCCAATCTTAAATATAAGTCTCAGTTAAAGGTGCTGCTTGATTTAAAAGTGGATTTTATAATTACCTCTTTGGGAAATCCTAAAGATGTTATTACGGCGTGTAAACCTTTGGGCATTAAAGTTTTTTGTGATATTACAGATGTGCGATATGCTCAAAAAGTGGAGCAATTGGGCGCGGATGCCATTATTGCTGTCAATTCACAGGCTGGTGGACATTGTGGCAATTTACCGGCAAAGGAATTAATTTCTCAATTGATTCAATCCACAACAATTCCAATTATATCAGCTGGTGGTGTCAGCAGTAAGATGAGCGTGAAACAAATGATGGAGTGGGGTGCTTCGGGTGTTTCTGTGGGAACTGTTTTTATTGCAACTCACGAATCGGATGTTACTAAGGAATACAAGCAAGCAATGATTCAGTATGGTTCAAAAAATATCGTAAAAACAACCCGGTTAACAGGATCTCCCCTTACAGTAATCAACACTTCCTATGTGCAGGGAATTGGGACTAAAGCAAACTTTTTGGAATGGCTAATCCATAACAGTCCATTTTTTAAAAAATATGCAAAATTAATACTTGCATGGCAAGGAATGAGTAGAGTGAAAAAATCTGCATTTAAAGCAAGTTACCAAAATGTATGGTGCGCCGGCCCCTGTATCGAATCAGTTAATAGTATTCGTTCTGTTAAAGATGTTTTATCTGATTTGATCTGA
- the nhaA gene encoding Na+/H+ antiporter NhaA, translated as MMIQFLKEKRIFDRIKNPLVEFVRLQAFGGIVLMFFTILAIGLTNSAFGESFLSYWKQYFGINFGDWELNKSLLHWINDGLMAVFFFVVGLEIKRELLTGGLSSVKKASLPIFAAIGGMLVPALIYFGLNQTGSGTHGWGIPMATDIAFALGILLLLGKRIPTSLKLLLTSIAIVDDIGAVIVIALYYTSEIDWVYLLYGGGIYAVLWCLNLLKIRNIPVFLFLGVLLWFALLKSGVHATLAGILLAFTIPARANRNVFEFIRSNTMLLKQLGTTLAKDKKSKEKNIQASITAIKDNCVEVISPLQRLEHLFHPWVAYLIVPLFAFSNAGVIANTDLMSKAFDPISLGIILGLFIGKPLGIFLFSYLGVRIGIAQKPQKICWSQIIGIGFLGGIGFTMSFFVSQLAFSDSLILNQAKIAVLIASIMSGLIGFFILKLFGNQSTK; from the coding sequence ATGATGATACAATTTTTAAAGGAAAAACGAATATTTGATAGAATTAAGAATCCTCTTGTTGAATTTGTAAGGCTGCAGGCATTTGGAGGAATTGTTTTGATGTTTTTTACCATTCTGGCCATTGGATTGACCAATTCCGCATTTGGAGAATCCTTTTTATCATACTGGAAACAATATTTCGGTATTAATTTTGGTGATTGGGAGTTAAACAAGAGTCTTTTACACTGGATTAATGACGGCTTAATGGCAGTTTTCTTTTTCGTAGTTGGATTAGAAATAAAAAGAGAATTGCTTACAGGAGGTCTGTCATCAGTTAAAAAGGCAAGTTTACCAATTTTTGCGGCTATTGGAGGTATGTTAGTGCCTGCATTAATATATTTCGGTCTAAATCAAACCGGATCAGGAACACATGGCTGGGGAATCCCAATGGCAACAGATATTGCCTTCGCCTTAGGAATATTACTTCTTCTGGGTAAAAGAATTCCGACTTCACTTAAGCTTCTATTAACCTCAATTGCAATTGTTGATGATATAGGTGCTGTAATTGTAATTGCTCTTTATTATACCAGTGAAATTGATTGGGTTTATCTTCTTTATGGCGGTGGTATATATGCTGTTTTATGGTGTCTCAATTTATTAAAAATCAGAAATATTCCTGTTTTTTTATTTCTTGGCGTTTTGCTTTGGTTTGCTTTGTTAAAATCGGGCGTGCATGCAACACTTGCAGGTATTCTATTAGCCTTCACAATACCGGCCAGAGCGAACCGAAATGTTTTCGAATTCATTCGATCCAATACCATGCTGCTAAAACAATTGGGAACTACTCTTGCTAAAGATAAAAAGTCAAAGGAGAAAAACATACAAGCCTCAATTACGGCCATAAAAGATAATTGTGTTGAGGTAATATCACCGTTGCAGAGGTTAGAACATTTATTTCATCCTTGGGTAGCCTATTTAATAGTTCCCTTATTTGCTTTTTCCAATGCAGGTGTAATTGCAAATACCGATTTAATGAGCAAAGCTTTTGATCCAATCTCTCTTGGTATAATTTTAGGTCTGTTTATAGGGAAACCCCTTGGTATTTTTCTGTTTTCCTATTTAGGCGTAAGAATAGGCATAGCTCAGAAACCTCAAAAAATATGTTGGTCACAAATTATTGGAATTGGATTTTTGGGAGGAATTGGTTTCACGATGTCCTTCTTTGTCTCGCAACTTGCCTTTTCTGATTCATTAATTTTAAATCAGGCAAAAATTGCTGTGCTAATAGCCTCAATTATGTCGGGTCTGATCGGTTTTTTCATCTTAAAATTATTCGGTAATCAATCAACAAAATAA
- a CDS encoding response regulator transcription factor, giving the protein METIKVILVDDHKIFRDGFRLLLQSFPYIDVIDEASNGLELLKVLEVKIPDIIFMDINMPHIDGVEASKRALTNYPDLKIIALTTFLDDDYLEQMLMAGVEAYMLKSADIEEFEKAILKVYSGGNYFSAEIVTLLSDKLNILRSRKVQQKELPVFTDREKEILELICKGFGNKEIAEKTFISPKTVEKHKSSLFQKTGALNTVNLVIYSFKHQIVNF; this is encoded by the coding sequence ATGGAAACAATTAAAGTTATTTTGGTCGACGATCATAAAATATTTAGAGATGGATTTCGTCTCTTGCTGCAAAGTTTTCCATATATTGATGTGATCGATGAAGCTTCGAATGGTCTGGAATTATTAAAAGTGCTTGAGGTGAAGATTCCTGATATTATTTTCATGGATATAAATATGCCGCATATTGATGGAGTAGAAGCAAGTAAAAGGGCGCTCACGAATTATCCTGATTTAAAAATTATAGCACTTACTACTTTTTTGGACGACGATTACCTAGAACAAATGTTAATGGCAGGTGTGGAAGCTTACATGTTGAAGAGTGCTGATATAGAAGAGTTTGAAAAAGCTATTTTGAAAGTGTATTCCGGAGGGAATTATTTTTCAGCAGAAATTGTGACCTTACTTTCTGACAAGTTAAATATTCTTCGCAGCCGCAAAGTTCAGCAAAAGGAATTGCCGGTATTTACCGATAGGGAGAAAGAAATCCTTGAATTAATTTGTAAAGGATTTGGAAACAAAGAAATCGCAGAAAAAACCTTTATCAGCCCTAAAACAGTGGAGAAACACAAGAGCAGCCTTTTTCAAAAGACAGGTGCTTTGAATACTGTAAATTTGGTGATATATAGCTTTAAACATCAAATCGTGAATTTCTAA
- a CDS encoding histidine kinase translates to MKIKKSFFIKQKVIFILLLFSLFAFGGIIYTFRNSAVLDSQHIRLVEFSEKVVNEVFDGRIKMDEFLSGNKTITDGSVFESFVRADKYISDIEQIISDSKKIKLDKENHFLDQLAELRLLIHQIKEIIRVKINKDLNGIDSNLAGSYLEFMLKFDEYEKTLHSFISENNYHLKREIFILLTSIFIILIISLILIVRLMDSLIKTNHVLLHNTMKVEQSERRRIAMDLHDGLGAMLSSVGLYSKILEKEFKDDLKTHGKLNQITMLSNQALQTVSEVINNLNPSILNRYDLVESLERLCARVNGIGNIKLQLESKKFFGEINKSTEVILYRIISELINNTIKHANATEAFITIKGNTKVILYYQDNGSGFDSRKISLHEKNGMGLLNIIDRVESIGGDCFIETNPGNGFAITIELGIHK, encoded by the coding sequence ATGAAGATTAAAAAGAGTTTTTTTATAAAACAGAAAGTAATATTTATTTTATTGCTTTTTAGTTTATTTGCATTTGGAGGAATCATTTATACCTTCAGAAATAGTGCTGTGCTCGATTCTCAGCACATCCGATTAGTTGAATTCTCAGAGAAAGTGGTAAACGAAGTTTTTGATGGGAGAATTAAAATGGACGAATTTCTAAGTGGTAATAAAACCATAACAGACGGTTCTGTTTTTGAAAGCTTCGTAAGAGCCGACAAATATATCTCAGATATTGAACAAATAATTTCTGACTCCAAAAAAATCAAATTAGATAAGGAAAATCACTTTCTCGATCAACTCGCCGAACTAAGACTTTTAATTCATCAGATTAAAGAGATTATCCGTGTTAAAATAAATAAGGACCTGAATGGTATTGATTCAAATTTGGCTGGTTCATATCTTGAATTTATGCTGAAATTTGATGAATACGAAAAAACGCTGCACTCCTTTATCAGTGAAAATAATTATCATTTAAAACGTGAGATATTTATTCTTCTCACCAGCATATTCATTATACTAATTATTAGTTTGATTTTAATCGTCCGGTTAATGGATTCCCTGATTAAAACCAACCATGTACTTCTTCACAATACAATGAAAGTAGAGCAGAGCGAGCGTCGAAGAATAGCTATGGACCTTCATGATGGTTTAGGTGCAATGTTGTCGAGTGTGGGTCTCTACAGCAAGATTTTGGAAAAAGAATTTAAAGATGATTTAAAGACACATGGTAAACTAAATCAAATTACCATGTTGTCAAATCAGGCCTTACAAACCGTTTCAGAAGTAATTAATAATCTGAATCCATCTATTTTAAATCGTTACGATCTTGTTGAGTCGTTGGAAAGATTATGTGCAAGAGTCAACGGCATCGGCAATATCAAACTTCAATTGGAATCAAAGAAGTTTTTTGGAGAAATCAATAAAAGTACCGAGGTAATTCTTTATAGAATTATTAGTGAGTTAATTAATAACACCATAAAGCATGCAAATGCAACAGAAGCATTCATCACGATAAAAGGCAACACCAAAGTTATCCTTTATTATCAGGATAATGGTTCTGGTTTTGATAGTAGAAAGATATCATTACATGAAAAAAACGGCATGGGTCTGTTGAATATTATTGATCGGGTTGAGTCCATTGGCGGCGATTGTTTTATTGAGACTAATCCTGGTAATGGATTTGCAATCACAATTGAATTAGGAATTCACAAATAA
- a CDS encoding universal stress protein, with protein MKIRKLNKILVPISLAGDGETAFKQAMFFRRRLSANITLLHIVPSGSRIGNAIQSDTVRGLQARAMVRLVRFVKIHFKGRIPENMKLRVEVGQHISKIKEIVREESFDLVIINKTKKSNSLIDKFKKHSVDRIVDDSICPVLSVENRWTNRGVRDILVPVDVSRRSRDLLEWSIFMGKLLNARIHLLTALLVKIELERSLAFRKAHIMKELIMREGVDCKVTIVEREEGTRLNALLLGAKKQSSDLIMVQGHQEMIFSGGQGEKLVTGFLHSSSIPVLCLGIEQDSFFSNLLGSRNSSPIKYEVSN; from the coding sequence ATGAAAATTCGGAAGTTAAACAAAATACTTGTGCCGATAAGCTTAGCTGGAGATGGAGAAACTGCTTTTAAACAAGCAATGTTTTTTAGAAGAAGACTATCTGCTAATATAACATTACTTCATATTGTTCCTTCTGGCTCACGAATAGGAAATGCAATACAATCGGATACAGTTAGGGGGTTACAGGCAAGAGCCATGGTTCGTTTGGTTCGGTTTGTAAAAATTCATTTTAAAGGCAGGATACCTGAAAACATGAAATTACGAGTGGAAGTTGGTCAGCATATTTCGAAAATTAAAGAGATAGTCAGAGAAGAAAGCTTCGATTTGGTAATTATCAATAAAACCAAAAAAAGTAATTCCTTAATCGATAAATTCAAGAAACACAGTGTTGATAGAATTGTTGACGATTCAATTTGTCCTGTATTATCGGTTGAAAACCGATGGACAAATAGAGGTGTTAGAGACATTTTAGTGCCTGTTGATGTTTCAAGGAGATCAAGAGACTTACTGGAATGGTCCATTTTTATGGGAAAATTGTTAAATGCAAGAATTCATTTACTTACTGCCTTGCTTGTTAAAATTGAATTGGAACGAAGTCTTGCCTTTAGAAAGGCTCACATAATGAAAGAACTCATAATGAGGGAGGGAGTGGATTGCAAAGTAACTATTGTAGAGAGAGAGGAGGGAACCAGATTGAACGCACTTTTATTGGGCGCAAAAAAACAATCTTCCGACCTGATCATGGTTCAGGGGCATCAGGAAATGATTTTCAGTGGTGGTCAAGGAGAGAAACTGGTTACCGGTTTTTTACATAGCTCATCAATCCCGGTATTGTGCTTAGGAATCGAACAGGATAGTTTTTTTTCCAATTTATTGGGATCCCGTAATTCCAGTCCTATAAAATATGAAGTAAGCAATTAG
- a CDS encoding VTT domain-containing protein, translating to MKTNIVRKNRKPKIQLLHQYYSYTGFYQFIGSSLKKVAVPFTVLVGLILFLEYYVLDFHSLFHETTKDYSPTSVFLIFFTSESILGLIPPELFIAWVKTLPDPRLNLSLLALLSYLGGCVSYFIGKTILSIPAVKKNVENKMQKHITNLKKWGGLLIVVGALLPLPFSMVSMASGIINFNFKRYLLFGLFRFLRFYLFALAIFNIMN from the coding sequence ATGAAAACAAATATTGTGCGAAAAAATCGCAAACCAAAAATTCAACTTCTGCATCAATATTACTCATATACAGGATTCTACCAATTTATTGGTTCAAGTCTAAAAAAGGTTGCTGTCCCTTTCACTGTGCTCGTTGGTCTCATTCTTTTTCTGGAATATTATGTACTTGATTTTCATAGTTTGTTTCATGAAACAACTAAAGATTATTCACCAACCAGTGTATTCCTGATCTTTTTTACTTCGGAATCAATATTGGGCTTAATCCCTCCTGAATTATTTATTGCCTGGGTTAAAACACTGCCCGATCCAAGACTTAATCTTTCTTTACTGGCTCTGCTTTCGTATCTGGGGGGTTGCGTATCCTATTTTATTGGTAAAACAATACTTAGCATTCCTGCTGTTAAAAAAAATGTGGAAAACAAGATGCAGAAACACATTACAAACCTAAAAAAATGGGGTGGACTTTTAATTGTTGTAGGAGCATTGTTGCCATTGCCATTTTCTATGGTAAGCATGGCATCAGGGATTATCAATTTTAATTTTAAAAGATATCTATTGTTTGGATTGTTTCGTTTTTTGCGATTTTATCTGTTCGCCCTGGCTATTTTTAACATTATGAATTAA
- the mnmE gene encoding tRNA uridine-5-carboxymethylaminomethyl(34) synthesis GTPase MnmE produces the protein MIDQSTICAISTAPGNGAIAIVRLSGADALTICDKVFTAASKKLIADQKANTVHFGTIQDGEEIIDEVLVSVFKAPHSYTGENSIEIACHGAPFIQYRILQVLLKNGARSANPGEYTQRAFLNGKMDLSQAEAVADLIASSSAAAHKVALQQMRGGFSNEIANLRSRLLNFISLIELELDFGEEDVEFADRTQLTNLVNEIQSLIQKLVNSFELGNVIKNGVPVAIVGNTNVGKSTLLNALLNEDRAIVSDIAGTTRDVIEDTINLGGITFRFIDTAGIRTTLDRIESMGIERTYSKMKQAQIVLLLIDADRDMENINDSISKVNQTIDRETQHLVVCINKIDLIPDPQGLAKRLTGLDVEDKIIFISAKQKQNIDSLTNELLKTVNMGAVNEQDVIVTNIRHFEALKNALGSIDRVNSGLEVNIPTDFLAQDIRECLHFLGEITGDISTDEVLGNIFKNFCIGK, from the coding sequence ATGATTGATCAATCTACTATATGTGCAATTTCAACAGCTCCTGGCAATGGAGCCATTGCAATTGTGCGCCTTTCGGGAGCTGATGCTCTTACAATCTGCGATAAAGTATTTACAGCAGCAAGCAAAAAACTCATTGCTGATCAAAAAGCAAACACCGTTCATTTTGGAACGATTCAGGATGGCGAAGAAATTATCGACGAGGTTTTAGTGAGTGTTTTTAAAGCTCCTCACTCTTACACGGGCGAAAACAGCATTGAAATTGCTTGTCATGGTGCTCCCTTTATTCAATATCGAATTCTTCAGGTTCTGCTAAAAAATGGTGCCCGAAGCGCCAATCCCGGTGAATATACACAACGTGCCTTTTTAAACGGCAAAATGGATCTTTCACAAGCCGAAGCTGTCGCCGATTTAATCGCATCAAGTTCGGCCGCAGCTCATAAAGTGGCATTGCAGCAAATGCGCGGTGGTTTTTCGAACGAAATTGCCAATTTGCGCAGTCGATTGTTGAATTTTATATCGCTGATTGAATTGGAACTCGATTTTGGCGAAGAAGATGTTGAATTTGCCGATCGCACTCAACTAACCAATTTGGTAAACGAAATACAAAGTCTGATTCAGAAACTGGTCAACTCTTTTGAGTTGGGGAATGTGATTAAAAACGGTGTTCCTGTTGCCATTGTGGGCAACACAAATGTGGGAAAATCAACTCTGTTAAATGCTCTTTTAAACGAAGACCGCGCAATTGTTTCGGATATTGCAGGAACAACACGTGATGTAATTGAAGACACCATTAACCTTGGCGGAATAACTTTCCGATTTATCGATACGGCAGGAATCCGAACCACTCTTGATCGAATTGAAAGTATGGGTATTGAACGTACCTACAGCAAAATGAAACAGGCTCAAATCGTTCTTTTACTGATTGATGCCGACCGGGATATGGAAAACATAAATGATTCTATCTCGAAAGTAAATCAGACCATAGACCGCGAGACTCAACACCTAGTGGTTTGCATCAATAAAATTGATTTAATTCCTGATCCTCAGGGGCTGGCAAAACGATTAACCGGACTGGACGTAGAAGACAAAATCATTTTTATTTCGGCCAAACAAAAGCAAAACATCGACTCCTTAACCAACGAACTGCTGAAAACAGTAAACATGGGTGCTGTTAATGAACAGGATGTAATTGTAACCAACATCCGCCATTTCGAAGCTCTTAAAAACGCATTGGGAAGTATTGACAGGGTTAATAGCGGTCTGGAAGTAAATATCCCGACAGACTTTTTGGCTCAGGACATTCGCGAATGTCTTCATTTCCTTGGCGAGATAACCGGAGACATTTCAACTGATGAAGTTTTGGGAAATATCTTTAAGAATTTCTGCATCGGGAAGTAA
- a CDS encoding leucine-rich repeat domain-containing protein: MGDLLIIEELNAQLKWKIKQAEKVTWLIKGYQLNELAQVTRLNISKKNLKGKWPAALFKLKHLEFLDIQENGLELIPEETANLKSLRCLDIRRNQISSLPQSITEMPNLQKLYLGNNSFTVVPSALSTCPKLELIDFTNNEISEGLEQLLHSASITNIYLENNCLKSFPFHLLKSHQLTELNLMENQIENIPEDLPAIMRFHY, from the coding sequence ATGGGAGACTTACTTATAATTGAAGAGTTGAATGCTCAGCTAAAGTGGAAAATAAAACAAGCAGAGAAAGTTACTTGGTTGATAAAAGGCTATCAGTTGAATGAATTGGCTCAGGTTACCCGTTTAAATATTTCGAAAAAGAATTTGAAAGGCAAGTGGCCTGCTGCACTTTTTAAATTGAAACACCTGGAATTTTTAGACATTCAGGAAAATGGGCTTGAATTGATCCCGGAGGAAACAGCCAATTTAAAGAGTTTACGATGTCTGGATATTCGTCGGAACCAGATCAGTTCACTGCCTCAGTCAATTACTGAAATGCCAAATCTTCAAAAATTATATTTGGGTAACAATAGCTTTACTGTTGTGCCTTCAGCTCTTAGTACCTGTCCTAAACTGGAACTAATTGATTTTACGAACAATGAAATTTCTGAAGGGCTGGAACAGCTTTTGCACTCAGCATCCATCACCAACATTTATTTGGAAAACAATTGCTTAAAGTCATTTCCCTTTCATCTGCTTAAAAGCCATCAACTCACCGAGCTGAATTTAATGGAAAATCAAATTGAAAATATCCCGGAAGATCTGCCGGCTATCATGCGCTTTCATTATTGA
- a CDS encoding DUF6261 family protein has translation MIKKMYFSLLRLNELLGYFNEIITYLMGADLEGLQITSPVEKLNNKVGEALAAANRTTASGFTERIRQLDNRRDESFVAFRNFMEASTHRRDEAIANAAEQICRIIRTHNWSLYSRGYKIQSAKMASLLKELNQVENQALILQLEAASWYSEMLEDNNAFNQQSEEKSIAKNEEIDYDTQEIYKSARLACEELFEAIEVLNRIAPNEKYNAIAKFINECNQKYLTVARSRKTKNANAAEVTEA, from the coding sequence ATGATAAAAAAAATGTATTTTAGTTTGTTGCGGCTTAACGAATTGTTAGGCTATTTCAACGAAATTATCACTTACCTGATGGGTGCAGATCTGGAAGGTTTGCAAATCACCAGTCCGGTAGAAAAGCTGAACAACAAGGTAGGAGAGGCGCTTGCCGCAGCCAATAGAACCACGGCCAGCGGGTTTACCGAACGCATCCGTCAATTGGATAACAGAAGAGATGAATCATTCGTCGCTTTTAGAAATTTTATGGAGGCATCGACGCATCGCAGGGACGAAGCCATTGCAAATGCGGCGGAACAAATCTGCAGAATTATTAGAACTCACAATTGGAGTTTGTACAGCAGAGGTTATAAAATTCAGTCTGCAAAAATGGCAAGTTTGCTTAAGGAGTTGAATCAGGTCGAAAATCAAGCATTGATACTTCAATTGGAAGCGGCTTCCTGGTACAGTGAAATGTTGGAGGACAACAATGCCTTTAATCAGCAAAGCGAGGAAAAGAGCATTGCAAAAAATGAGGAAATAGATTACGACACGCAGGAAATATATAAAAGTGCACGACTTGCCTGCGAAGAGTTGTTTGAGGCCATAGAGGTGCTTAATCGTATTGCTCCGAACGAAAAATACAATGCGATAGCAAAGTTCATTAACGAATGCAATCAAAAATACCTGACAGTGGCCCGCTCAAGAAAAACCAAAAATGCGAATGCTGCAGAAGTAACAGAGGCTTAA
- a CDS encoding transposase, giving the protein MADKFQNKYRIPSARLKDWDYGSNAIYFVTICTHQREHYFGEITNGKMILNEIGELAQCEWIKTPEIRPDMNLELGEFVIMPNHFHALITIGKNNYNTGKDAMHRVSNETKLYSDAMHRVSAFGSQSKNLASIIRGFKSSVTINGRKINSNFAWQTRFHDHIVRDFDSCHRIEQYIQNNPGNWKNDEMYEW; this is encoded by the coding sequence ATGGCCGATAAATTTCAAAATAAATACCGCATACCATCCGCCCGATTAAAAGATTGGGATTACGGATCGAATGCCATTTATTTTGTAACCATCTGTACCCACCAACGCGAACATTATTTTGGGGAAATTACCAATGGAAAAATGATATTGAATGAAATTGGGGAATTGGCGCAATGTGAATGGATAAAAACACCCGAAATCAGACCCGATATGAATTTGGAATTGGGCGAATTTGTAATCATGCCAAATCATTTTCATGCCCTAATCACCATTGGCAAAAATAATTACAATACGGGTAAAGACGCGATGCATCGCGTTTCAAATGAAACAAAACTGTATTCAGACGCGATGCATCGCGTCTCTGCGTTTGGATCACAATCCAAAAATTTGGCATCAATCATTCGCGGATTCAAATCATCCGTGACCATCAACGGTCGAAAAATCAATTCCAATTTCGCATGGCAAACCCGGTTTCACGATCATATTGTGCGCGATTTTGATTCCTGTCACAGAATAGAACAATACATACAAAATAATCCAGGCAACTGGAAAAATGACGAAATGTATGAATGGTAA
- a CDS encoding ABC transporter ATP-binding protein, protein MNKNLLHIRNLSIGYGSKIVAGNLSAIIPSGELICLLGSNGTGKSTLMRSICGFQPVLGGLILIDNQEVHQLNEKELSKQIAVVLTDRVVVPNANVQELVGYGRSPYTGMLGRLNAADKIIVARAMEQCGIAHKKDSLLTSLSDGERQKAFIAKALAQDTPLIILDEPTAFLDLPARVEIMQLLRDIANTSGKSILMSTHDLDLALQLSDRLWLLQNGGPLITGSPEDLLLKNAFQKMFQHKGIVFDNKTGLFKVMHTQHSQVAVKGHGFEYVLLRRALSRKGVRLVKANPDDCNRLEVNKDAPKPFSLYVDDQCIQSEDSVEVFVNRVLAAKSLLEVQSESRVLSE, encoded by the coding sequence ATGAATAAAAACCTACTGCACATTAGAAATCTTTCGATAGGTTACGGCAGCAAAATTGTGGCCGGCAATTTATCAGCCATTATTCCGTCAGGAGAATTAATTTGCCTGTTGGGATCAAACGGAACAGGAAAAAGTACTTTGATGCGAAGTATTTGTGGCTTTCAGCCTGTTTTAGGAGGTTTAATTCTGATTGACAATCAGGAAGTTCATCAATTGAACGAAAAGGAGTTGTCGAAACAGATTGCAGTGGTGTTAACCGATAGAGTTGTTGTTCCGAATGCGAATGTGCAGGAATTGGTAGGTTATGGCCGCAGTCCTTACACAGGGATGCTGGGACGATTGAACGCAGCAGATAAAATTATTGTTGCTCGTGCTATGGAACAATGCGGAATTGCACACAAGAAAGACAGCTTGTTGACTTCTTTAAGCGACGGAGAGAGACAAAAAGCTTTTATCGCCAAAGCTCTTGCTCAGGATACGCCGCTGATTATATTGGACGAACCAACTGCTTTTTTAGATTTGCCTGCCAGAGTTGAGATCATGCAGTTGTTACGGGATATTGCCAATACATCCGGAAAATCCATTTTAATGTCGACCCACGATCTGGATTTGGCTTTGCAGCTATCGGATCGCTTGTGGTTGCTGCAAAATGGAGGTCCTTTAATTACAGGTAGTCCGGAAGATTTACTGCTTAAAAATGCCTTTCAAAAAATGTTTCAGCACAAAGGAATTGTGTTCGACAATAAAACAGGCTTGTTTAAAGTGATGCACACGCAACACTCACAGGTAGCAGTAAAAGGTCATGGATTCGAATATGTTTTACTTCGGCGGGCCTTATCCCGAAAAGGAGTTAGGCTTGTAAAAGCAAATCCGGATGACTGCAACCGCCTGGAGGTGAATAAAGATGCCCCAAAACCATTTTCCTTGTATGTCGACGACCAGTGCATACAGTCTGAAGACTCTGTTGAAGTTTTTGTGAATCGCGTATTGGCTGCAAAGAGTTTGCTTGAGGTACAAAGTGAATCACGCGTACTGTCTGAATAA